Part of the Streptomyces sp. NBC_01264 genome, TCGAGGAGGCGGCCGAGATCCGGGACGAGCTGGCCGAGCGGATGGACCGGGACCTGCACAGTCCGGTCGGCGGGTACGGCGTGTGGAGCCTGTACTACGACACCCCCCAGCTGCGGTTCTACTGGGAGAAGATCGAGGGCCTGAAGTTCCGCCGCAAGCTGCGCATCCGCCACTACGGCGACCTGGACGCCGTGACGGACGATTCCCCGGTCCGCGTGGAGATCAAGCAGCGGGTCAACAGGGTCACGCAGAAGCGCCGGATCACCCTGCCCTACGGCGTGGCGCGGGGACTGTGCGACGAGCGCCGGATGGTGAAGCACTCCCCGCAGGAGAGTGCCTTCGTACAGGAGGTCCTCGAACTGGTCGTGCGGCTGAACCTGCAGCCCACGGCGATCACCGGCTACCAGCGCGAGGCCCTGGTGGGCAGGGATGCCGACACCGGCCTGCGGGTCACCTTCGACCGCCGGGTCCGCGGCCGGGACCGGGACTTCCACTTCGGCATCGCCACCCCCCAGAACCGGTTCACGATCCCGCCGCACATGTCGGTCATGGAGATCAAGGTCAACGAGCGCACACCGCACTGGATCACCGACCTGGCCGCGCGCCGCAACCTCAACCTCGTGCGGATCTCGAAGTACGTGCAGTCCGTCGAGGCGTTCGGGCTGGCCCCCCGCTCGGTCTTCCACGTCAACGAGGCGGACTACCCGCCTCCCACCCCAACTCACAAGCAGCCGGCGCAGCACGATGCGCCTTCGAAAGCGGGAGTCCAGTGAACTTCGACCTCAACTTGCAGGAGCTCAGCGGCACCTTCAGTGTCGCCGATGTCGTCGCGGCGATGGCGCTGTCGTTCATCCTGTCCACGGCGATCGGCTACGTGTACCGGTACACGCACCGCAACGTCTCCTACAGCCAGTCCTACGTGCAGACCCTCGTCATCGTCGGCATGATCGTCGCCCTGATCATGCTGGTCGTCGGCTCGAACCTGGCCCGTGCCTTCTCCCTGGTCGGCGCCCTGTCCGTGGTCCGGTTCCGCAACGCGGTCAAGGAGACCAGGGACGTCGGCTTCATCTTCCTGGCCATGGCCATCGGCATGGCCTGCGGCGCCCGGTTCTACACTCTGGCCGTGGTCGGCGCCGTCGTGATCTGCTCCGTCATCCTGGCGATGTCGAAGTTCAACTGGTTCGCGCTCAACGTGCAGCGTCAGGTCGTCAAGGTCCAGGTTCCCGCCGGTGACGACTACACCCCGCAGATCCGTGACGTGCTGATCAAGTACACCAGCGAGTTCGAGCTCGTCAGCACCGAGACCATCCGCGGCGGAGCCCTGTGCGAGATCTTCTACACCGTGCGCCTGAAGAAGGGCACCGAGCCAGGTGACCTGGTCAGCGCCCTGCAGGAACGCACGTCCGGCCAGCGCGTCACCGTCCTGACCGGTTACGACACCACGGACCTCTGATGGGCGGCGAGACCGGGAGCGCCGTGCGGCGCGAGCGGCGGCTCAAGGACCGTGTACCGGTCCGGCTGCGCCACCACTGGAAGCCTGCCGCAACGCTCGGCGTCGGCCTGGCCGCGATGGTGTTCTTCCTCGGGGACGTGCGGGTCTCCCCGTACGTCACCTCGGCCTCTCGCGCCGAGGGCGACCCGATCACCGAGGACGTCCGGGGAACGGTGGGCCTGTACGACACCTCCGTGTCGCACTCGATCCAGCTCACCTACAAGCAGACCGACTTCGACAAGATGATGAAGGAGTTCAAGGAGGACGGGAACAAGGACTACATCGAGGCCGACCTGGTCATCGACGGTGTCTACCTCAACGACGTGGGGATCCGGCTGAAGGGCAACTCCACGGTGTCCTCCCTGCGCGGCAACCGGGGCATGCCCGGCGGGGGCGGGGCGGGCGGAGCCGGCGGCGACCGGAACCTTCCCGGCTTC contains:
- a CDS encoding polyphosphate polymerase domain-containing protein, which produces MASRLHAFNRFELKYLVPVEEAAEIRDELAERMDRDLHSPVGGYGVWSLYYDTPQLRFYWEKIEGLKFRRKLRIRHYGDLDAVTDDSPVRVEIKQRVNRVTQKRRITLPYGVARGLCDERRMVKHSPQESAFVQEVLELVVRLNLQPTAITGYQREALVGRDADTGLRVTFDRRVRGRDRDFHFGIATPQNRFTIPPHMSVMEIKVNERTPHWITDLAARRNLNLVRISKYVQSVEAFGLAPRSVFHVNEADYPPPTPTHKQPAQHDAPSKAGVQ
- a CDS encoding DUF4956 domain-containing protein codes for the protein MNFDLNLQELSGTFSVADVVAAMALSFILSTAIGYVYRYTHRNVSYSQSYVQTLVIVGMIVALIMLVVGSNLARAFSLVGALSVVRFRNAVKETRDVGFIFLAMAIGMACGARFYTLAVVGAVVICSVILAMSKFNWFALNVQRQVVKVQVPAGDDYTPQIRDVLIKYTSEFELVSTETIRGGALCEIFYTVRLKKGTEPGDLVSALQERTSGQRVTVLTGYDTTDL